In Pristiophorus japonicus isolate sPriJap1 chromosome 2, sPriJap1.hap1, whole genome shotgun sequence, one genomic interval encodes:
- the LOC139231839 gene encoding G protein-regulated inducer of neurite outgrowth 1-like codes for MGTVPGAQNTEVVQSITAALGLGESTCNHSQQKPTVADQQKPMSSSPRHKESPSGSAPSTSEVCQAEGHMPGKSPSGGRVKCDGGEELGQQRDPGTGSHSRDGAEGDTVAPNPSEVVPSMQAESVLKAQQTKGAEPGPTGTQSQLNKRGDHGLSGMAHQQTKGADPKLSGTDSQQTKGADPKQQTKGADPKHQTKGADPKQQTKGADPKLSGTDSQQTKGVDPKLSGTDSQQTKGVDPKLSGTDSQQTKGVDPKLSGTDSQQTKGVDPKLSGTDSQQTKGVDPKLSGTDSQQTKGADPKLSGTDSQQTKGVDPKLSGTESQQTKGVDRKLSGTDSQQTKGVDPKLSGTDSQQTKGVDPKLSGTDSQQTKGVDPKLSGTDSQQTKGADPKLSGTDSQQTKGVDPKLSGTDSQQTKGVDPKLSGTDSQQTKGADPKPGTDHWQTKGGDPEPSGTDSQQTKGADPEPSGTDSQQTKGGDPGPSETSSQQTNSQDLLVNAKGPETPGQEVGGRNAPLLVDSSLLKAARNQQTQRDGAERRGEGKIGSENNRGQPDPAIMDGFQPATTKGKAASKTKPENQGQQLGFTKYREASPKTDTDIRAAPLETRGQQIVPKGIPVSTCDSPREHQSTMQSLDTGPDQRGKVEQQESKFKDAETMTSQSPGSSYLSSWSRSCRDVEVQAVLQSFECKSTATSPKSPAPSLAENLSSPCQAAREVHSESSHSKFTLANGQLVCGSDSDRGSEQLKIMCTFMDGSEQSSIICDLGEESAGGAEAEPFSSAVTCRVKKENEKEPTKEPDYHLKTNCNNRSEPTNTRADSKPGQAASVPVANESEPGKTDHLKLTTEPDHSKAAPKLHKGSAQSNTPRDNGERSDQPNINDNISQESAHPTVSPCAAEESGQLAHDINKQSGIAASKSDQSQGNAVKSGQSIIAADINKKDDQPQSNSNESDQSKKGPEMSKQSGQPQDISNKSDQSKKGPDISKPSLGSKTAEDIQKVSDRSKIAHNANKGSGQSQAAGDVIKTSGQPQDVYTVKKEPVQSKHGTKKETSQSIDVQDNKISVRPQAVCDINRGSTQLQDPYNIAKESVQSETDQGTTSIVSGQSKGIHIDKKSAKPQALCDISKESGQSKTDPNISKKSGPLITSRGNSKELAQSKAGHATNEKSGQSKTAHHTSKHSHFFKIGKPKHTIDVKIEQKEMAGDSGKERAQSKNIRDVVWDEQGMTWEVYGASVDPESLGFAIQCHLQRQIVEYEKQIKVNNKSKRSTSVDATPGSNKANKRRQQNIFRTVLQNMRPPQCCVRPRPSSVID; via the coding sequence ATGGGGACTGTGCCAGGTGCCCAGAACACTGAGGTGGTGCAGAGTATAACAGCTGCACTGGGCCTTGGAGAAAGCACTTGTAACCACAGCCAACAGAAACCAACCGTTGCAGACCAACAGAAGCCAATGAGCTCCTCCCCCAGGCACAAGGAGAGCCCCAGCGGCTCGGCCCCTTCTACATCTGAAGTCTGCCAAGCTGAAGGCCACATGCCTGGCAAATCTCCCAGTGGAGGTCGGGTCAAGTGCGACGGTGGAGAAGAACTGGGGCAGCAGAGGGATCCAGGCACAGGTAGCCACAGTCGGGATGGTGCGGAGGGAGATACTGTGGCTCCAAACCCATCAGAAGTAGTCCCAAGTATGCAGGCAGAAAGTGTGTTAAAAGCACAGCAGACCAAGGGTGCTGAGCCTGGACCAACTGGGACTCAAAGTCAGCTGAACAAGCGTGGTGACCATGGGCTATCTGGGATGGCCCATCAGCAGACCAAGGGTGCTGACCCTAAACTTTCTGGTACCGACAGTCAGCAGACCAAGGGTGCTGACCCTAAACAGCAGACCAAGGGTGCTGACCCTAAACACCAGACCAAGGGTGCTGACCCTAAACAGCAGACCAAGGGTGCTGACCCTAAACTTTCTGGGACTGACAGTCAGCAGACCAAAGGAGTTGACCCTAAACTTTCTGGGACTGACAGTCAGCAGACCAAAGGAGTTGACCCTAAACTTTCTGGGACTGACAGTCAGCAGACCAAAGGAGTTGACCCTAAACTTTCTGGGACTGACAGTCAGCAGACCAAAGGAGTTGACCCTAAACTTTCTGGGACTGACAGTCAGCAGACCAAAGGAGTTGACCCTAAACTTTCTGGGACTGACAGTCAGCAGACCAAGGGTGCTGACCCTAAACTTTCTGGGACTGACAGTCAGCAGACCAAAGGAGTTGACCCTAAACTTTCTGGGACTGAGAGTCAGCAGACCAAAGGAGTTGACCGTAAACTTTCTGGGACTGACAGTCAGCAGACCAAAGGAGTTGACCCTAAACTTTCTGGGACTGACAGTCAGCAGACCAAAGGAGTTGACCCTAAACTTTCTGGGACTGACAGTCAGCAGACCAAAGGAGTTGACCCTAAACTTTCTGGGACTGACAGTCAGCAGACCAAGGGTGCTGACCCTAAACTTTCTGGGACTGACAGTCAGCAGACCAAAGGAGTTGACCCTAAACTTTCTGGGACTGACAGTCAGCAGACCAAAGGAGTTGACCCTAAACTTTCTGGGACTGACAGTCAGCAGACCAAGGGTGCTGACCCTAAACCTGGGACTGACCATTGGCAGACCAAGGGTGGTGATCCTGAACCTTCTGGGACTGACAGTCAGCAGACCAAGGGTGCAGACCCTGAACCTTCTGGGACTGACAGTCAGCAGACCAAGGGTGGTGATCCTGGACCTTCTGAGACCAGCAGTCAGCAGACCAACAGCCAGGACCTATTAGTAAATGCGAAGGGTCCGGAGACCCCTGGTCAAGAGGTGGGAGGGAGAAACGCACCGTTACTAGTGGACTCATCCCTCCTGAAAGCTGCCCGGAACCAGCAAACCCAACGGGATGGCgctgagaggagaggggaagggaagattgGGAGTGAGAATAACCGGGGGCAGCCAGACCCTGCAATAATGGACGGATTCCAACCAGCAACTACGAAAGGAAAAGCAGCCTCCAAAACGAAACCGGAAAACCAAGGGCAGCAATTGGGATTTACAAAGTACCGAGAAGCCTCTCCGAAAACTGACACGGACATCCGTGCCGCACCTTTGGAAACTCGGGGGCAACAGATTGTGCCGAAGGGGATTCCAGTGTCCACCTGTGATAGTCCCAGAGAGCACCAGTCAACCATGCAATCATTAGATACAGGGCCAGACCAAAGGGGGAAAGTTGAACAACAAGAGTCCAAGTTTAAAGACGCAGAGACAATGACTAGCCAGTCTCCGGGCAGCTCCTACCTTTCCAGTTGGAGTCGGTCTTGTCGGGACGTTGAGGTCCAGGCTGTCCTGCAAAGTTTTGAATGTAAATCGACAGCAACTAGCCCCAAGAGCCCAGCGCCGAGCTTGGCGGAGAACCTCTCGAGCCCATGTCAGGCTGCTCGGGAAGTCCATTCGGAAAGCAGTCACTCCAAATTCACTCTGGCCAATGGTCAGTTGGTGTGTGGCAGTGATAGCGACCGGGGTTCAGAGCAACTGAAGATAATGTGTACCTTCATGGACGGGTCTGAACAATCGAGTATCATCTGTGATCTTGGCGAGGAGTCAGCAGGGGGAGCCGAGGCAGAACCTTTCTCGTCAGCGGTTACTTGTAGGGTTAAAAAGGAAAACGAGAAGGAACCCACCAAAGAGCCTGATTATCATCTAAAAACCAACTGCAACAACAGGAGTGAGCCAACAAATACCAGAGCAGATTCAAAAcctgggcaggcagcatctgttccTGTTGCTAATGAATCAGAACCTGGTAAAACTGACCACCTAAAACTCACAACAGAGCCTGACCACTCGAAGGCTGCTCCCAAGTTACACAAGGGATCCGCACAGTCAAACACTCCTCGTGATAATGGTGAGAGATCAGACCAACCAAATATTAATGATAACATCAGCCAAGAATCTGCCCACCCCACCGTTTCACCTTGTGCTGCTGAGGAATCTGGCCAGTTAGCTCACGACATCAATAAGCAATCGGGCATTGCTGCTAGCAAATCTGACCAATCACAAGGCAACGCTGTTAAATCTGGCCAGTCGATCATTGCTGCTGACATCAATAAAAAAGATGACCAACCACAGAGTAATAGTAATGAATCTGACCAATCAAAAAAAGGACCTGAAATGAGTAAGCAATCTGGCCAACCACAGGACATCAGTAATAAATCTGACCAATCAAAAAAGGGACCTGACATTAGCAAGCCATCCTTGGGCTCAAAAACTGCTGAGGACATCCAAAAAGTATCTGATAGGTCGAAAATTGCACATAACGCCAATAAGGGATCTGGCCAATCTCAAGCTGCTGGTGATGTGATTAAAACGTCTGGCCAACCACAAGATGTGTACACTGTCAAAAAGGAACCAGTTCAGTCAAAGCATGGCACCAAAAAGGAAACTAGCCAATCTATAGATGTGCAGGACAATAAGATATCTGTCCGACCACAAGCTGTTTGTGACATCAATAGAGGATCTACCCAACTGCAAGATCCTTACAATATCGCGAAGGAATCTGTTCAGTCAGAAACTGACCAGGGCACCACCAGCATCGTATCTGGCCAATCAAAAGGCATACACATCGATAAGAAATCGGCCAAACCACAAGCTCTTTGTGACATCAGCAAAGAATCTGGCCAATCAAAAACTGATCCGAACATCAGCAAAAAGTCTGGTCCATTAATAACATCGCGTGGCAACAGTAAGGAATTGGCCCAATCAAAAGCTGGTCATGCCACTAATGAGAAATCTGGCCAATCGAAAACTGCTCACCATACCAGTAAGCACTCCCACTTTTTTAAGATTGGGAAACCAAAACATACCATTGACGTGAAAATTGAACAAAAGGAGATGGCCGGTGATTCAGGGAAGGAGAGGGCGCAGTCAAAGAACATCCGGGATGTGGTGTGGGATGAGCAAGGCATGACCTGGGAAGTTTATGGAGCTTCCGTTGATCCTGAATCACTGGGATTTGCCATTCAGTGTCACTTACAGAGACAGATTGTTGAGTACGAGAAGCAAATTAAAGTGAATAATAAGAGCAAAAGATCAACGTCTGTAGATGCAACGCCTGGCAGTAATAAAGCCAACAAAAGGAGGCAGCAAAATATATTCAGGACAGTTCTACAGAATATGAGGCCCCCACAGTGTTGCGTACGCCCGCGGCCTTCCTCCGTGATTGATTGA